The following coding sequences lie in one Cyanobacteriota bacterium genomic window:
- a CDS encoding TIGR00303 family protein, with the protein MSKPLFILVISGTDTIKHPGISAAGATQDMLKYTAALDAEFIYHGKVKTLPELPVSPDGIVSPALISKACLNLMHIPSIIIDAGAHVKPQCPYIQVRYQPAADISTGKAMTRHEVLELILTGNELAEEFADFDELIIAECVVGGTTTALGLLTALGYDCLDMVSSSFPNGNHALKREIIEQGLSRRNEAKTGVKTDDGLSALAAMGDPSQALIAGLVQGSKQEVTLAGGTQMLAIAALIKRLGKEAQFSISPSPWVIKDQSAKFFELHQLVCPEIEIKNLELKACQSLELEDKVKELSGLELKDIFARYDEGHVKEGVGMGALLTRLISAAQCEYHPTSPTKGFQLRF; encoded by the coding sequence ATGTCTAAACCATTATTCATCCTAGTAATCTCCGGCACCGATACCATCAAGCACCCAGGTATCTCAGCTGCTGGCGCCACTCAAGACATGCTCAAATACACTGCTGCACTTGACGCGGAGTTTATTTATCATGGCAAAGTCAAAACCCTTCCAGAGCTGCCAGTTTCACCTGATGGCATCGTAAGTCCTGCACTTATTAGCAAAGCCTGTCTCAACTTGATGCATATACCAAGTATCATTATTGACGCGGGAGCTCACGTCAAACCTCAATGCCCATATATCCAAGTTCGCTATCAGCCTGCAGCAGACATCTCAACAGGCAAAGCCATGACTCGCCATGAGGTACTTGAATTAATTCTTACAGGCAATGAACTAGCTGAAGAATTTGCAGATTTTGATGAATTGATTATTGCCGAGTGTGTAGTCGGAGGAACAACTACTGCACTTGGTTTACTGACTGCACTTGGTTATGACTGCCTGGATATGGTTTCTAGTAGTTTTCCAAATGGTAATCATGCTTTGAAGCGGGAGATTATAGAGCAAGGCTTGTCGCGTCGTAACGAAGCGAAGACCGGAGTGAAGACGGATGACGGACTATCAGCACTTGCTGCCATGGGTGATCCAAGCCAAGCATTAATTGCAGGACTAGTGCAAGGCTCTAAGCAAGAAGTCACACTTGCAGGTGGGACGCAGATGCTAGCAATCGCTGCGCTCATCAAAAGACTAGGCAAAGAAGCTCAGTTTAGTATTTCACCAAGCCCTTGGGTAATCAAAGACCAATCAGCAAAGTTCTTTGAGCTACATCAACTTGTTTGTCCAGAGATTGAAATCAAAAACCTAGAACTCAAAGCCTGCCAAAGCCTAGAACTAGAAGACAAAGTCAAAGAACTCTCTGGTTTAGAACTTAAAGATATATTTGCTAGATACGATGAGGGTCATGTCAAAGAAGGTGTGGGCATGGGTGCTTTGCTCACAAGGTTGATTTCTGCAGCTCAGTGCGAATATCATCCGACTTCACCGACAAAGGGCTTTCAGCTTAGATTTTAG
- a CDS encoding DUF2442 domain-containing protein — MKSAKHGTNTSKVEVVGITMNGIWLHVNEMEYFLPFEDYPWFQEAKLGDIPKVELLHGHHLRWDKLDIDIELESLTNIEKYPLKYQR; from the coding sequence ATGAAATCTGCAAAGCATGGAACAAACACTTCAAAAGTTGAAGTTGTCGGAATCACGATGAATGGAATATGGCTCCATGTTAATGAAATGGAATATTTCCTACCATTTGAGGATTACCCTTGGTTCCAAGAAGCTAAATTAGGCGATATTCCCAAAGTAGAATTACTGCATGGACATCATTTGCGTTGGGATAAATTAGATATTGATATAGAACTTGAATCACTCACCAATATTGAAAAGTATCCACTTAAGTATCAACGCTGA